One stretch of Lucilia cuprina isolate Lc7/37 chromosome 6, ASM2204524v1, whole genome shotgun sequence DNA includes these proteins:
- the LOC111679773 gene encoding pro-resilin: protein MLSMKTIVLISISLVGLASVCAQIAPGSNQYLPPKKNGYDYKEPDTPFPKPPGPRPPGPGPRPRPNGEPGPDHVHMPGNPFDFEYAVNDIETANDYAHKASSNGDVVTGEYRVQLPDGRMQVVRYTADWKTGYHADVSYEGEPQFPQGPGGRPGYKY from the exons ATGCTGTCAATGAAAACTATTGTTTTAATT AGTATATCACTAGTGGGTTTAGCCAGTGTATGTGCCCAAATAGCGCCTGGATCAAATCAATATTTACCTCCCAAAAAGAATGGTTATGATTACAAAGAGCCAGACACACCATTCCCA AAACCACCAGGCCCACGCCCACCAGGTCCAGGACCTCGTCCCAGACCAAATGGAGAACCCGGACCA GACCATGTACACATGCCCGGTAATCCATTTGACTTTGAATATGCTGTCAATGATATTGAGACTGCCAACGATTATGCTCATAAAGCTTCCAGTAATGGCGATGTTGTAACCGGTGAATATCGTGTACAATTGCCCGATGGACGCATGCAAGTTGTGCGCTATACAGCCGATTGGAAGACTGGTTATCATGCAGATGTCAGTTACGAAGGTGAACCTCAATTCCCTCAGGGACCTGGTGGCAGACCAGGCTATAAATATTAA